From one Anopheles bellator chromosome 1, idAnoBellAS_SP24_06.2, whole genome shotgun sequence genomic stretch:
- the LOC131206650 gene encoding serine palmitoyltransferase 1 — MVTTPYIINEIYDILQKSTPFELTLEALLALGVIWIVFYKRTTKKPKSFAATNYEDVIAKWSPEPLVAEVSEDHPVLRTRTVYGTVGKRVNVDGNECLNLATHNYLGLAEDEDIKQAAVKSLRKYGVGSCGPRGFYGTVDVHLELEERLARFMEVEEAVVYSYAFSTIASAIPAYSKRGDIIFVDECVNFAIQKGLDASRSKIFFYKHNDMEDLERLLQQQTAQDRLKPAKARKTRRFLVAEAIYMNTGEMCPLPRLVELRSRYKLRLFLDESVSFGVLGASGRGLVEHYNVDKTEVDLISAGLEWSAATIGGFCAGSSFIVEHQRLSGLGYCFSASLPPLLTQAAISALDRFEKDPRIFEELRDRSRMVSEKLPILSHFQSRGDSLSPVKHLYLKEAAESWAAEKATLDKICTECIANGVAVVAAEYLEEMEKRCPRPSIRLTVSRLLTEQDVDDAFRILQRASEKILTSKG; from the exons ATGGTCACCACACCGTACATAATCAACGAAATTTATGACATTCTGCAGAAg TCCACTCCGTTCGAGCTGACACTGGAAGCGCTCCTAGCACTAGGGGTAATTTGGATAGTGTTCTACAAGCGGACTACCAAAAAACCTAAATCTTTCGCCGCTACAAACTACGAGGATGTGATAGCAAAATGGTCTCCGGAACCACTAGTGGCGGAGGTGTCGGAAGATCATCCAGTACTGCGGACGCGAACCGTGTACGGTACGGTAGGCAAGCGAGTGAACGTCGATGGCAACGAGTGTCTCAACTTGGCTACCCACAATTATCTCGGGCTGGCCGAGGACGAAGACATCAAACAAGcggcggtgaaaagtttgcgcAAGTACGGTGTCGGATCCTGTGGTCCGCGTGGCTTCTACGGCACCGTGGATGTGCATCTGGAGTTGGAAGAGCGGTTGGCTCGTTTTATGGAAGTCGAGGAAGCCGTCGTCTACTCGTATGCATTCTCAACCATTGCCAGTGCCATTCCGGCGTACTCAAAGCGAGGGGATATTATATTCGT GGATGAGTGTGTGAACTTTGCCATCCAAAAAGGGTTGGATGCGTCGCGCAGTAAGATTTTCTTCTATAAGCACAACGATATGGAGGACCTGGAGCGACTGCTACAGCAACAGACGGCCCAAGATCGCCTCAAACCGGCCAAGGCCAGGAAAACGCGCCGGTTTCTGGTGGCGGAAGCGATCTACATGAATACCGGTGAGATGTGCCCTTTGCCCCGACTAGTGGAGCTGCGTTCACGTTACAAGTTGCGACTATTCCTCGACGAAAGCGTCTCCTTCGGAGTGCTGGGCGCCAGTGGCCGGGGACTTGTTGAGCACTACAATGTTGAC AAAACCGAAGTCGATCTGATTTCAGCTGGGCTCGAGTGGTCGGCAGCAACGATTGGTGGTTTCTGTGCCGGTTCGTCGTTCATTGTCGAGCACCAGCGACTGTCTGGACTTGGCTATTGCTTCTCTGCCTCTCTGCCACCGTTACTCACTCAGGCAGCAATCAGTGCgctcgatcgtttcgaaaaagATCCACGGATATTCGAAGAACTGCGCGATCGTAGTAGAATGGTTTCGGA gAAACTTCCAATCCTTAGCCATTTTCAGTCTAGGGGAGATAGTCTTTCGCCTGTAAAACATTTGTATCTCAAGGAGGCAGCCGAAAGTTGGGCAGCAGAGAAAGCAACGTTGGACAAAATTTGCACAGAA TGCATTGCAAACGGGGTTGCTGTGGTTGCGGCCGAGTACCTTGAAGAAATGGAGAAACGGTGTCCACGGCCAAGCATTCGGCTCACGGTTAGTCGTTTGCTGACGGAGCAGGACGTTGATGATGCATTCCGAATCCtgcaaagagcgtcggagaaAATTCTAACAAGCAAGGGTTGA
- the LOC131205224 gene encoding general transcription factor 3C polypeptide 3 codes for MSESEAGFAASDVEIEEVDVYEMDEDVLKEFIEVHDLPRTVSALPAPKAGPSSATVGTGSSAASESETDEENTEQRETLIKKLVAREISYNEYQERMQQDDDLDDEDVEMDRNRHRKSFGFEADFRTARRDALKGNLQGPTHPASEGKNPRRRQRRLLPPALQGLMGEANLCYARGDTKTAKDLCLEIIRQVPLAYEPFITLAQIYEADDPEQYLECSLIAAHLNPSDIEHWVRVAEISIERGNIEQAQKCYTRAIKADPKNIDVRLKRAQLVESKGDEKQACKYYYDLLPHVPKEQGDFLISTAKRVAKKFHEETNIGAALEAMDRAYATVPEKFSSEDINLLLELLIANGLYQRALDVLATHANVAVNDSFSPATEADAGQRITFSVSIPDEMILDLRTKLAMVLVHLKCEHLFTFIIDDIMAHIDPENGGDCYLDIAEALMKEEYYRYALRLLVPLIKSNRFSMAAVWLRYADCSRFVEKYDEAIEGYRRVVSLAQHLDARLALAALLKKQGKYTDALKALEQDPEREYLDPEVLHERCLMLEEIGYYKEFLEAGFMLLARNCYQLKNRHEMELVVSYVRFYDMRANETEKRVLGEGVPDFVSGSDLQLETEWDLVLRLLRVAEKMRNYPYFMKLVFTLNTSKRFQGYRYELLQLALAACIFNRDPTFGHNILREQIRTLLALQPENINHPRLWNVFNLVVFISGDVRYNRYLARLFDRVPSIAVQPKALIANYHLTSCTYKYALNEYNKIFRATEDPLYAMMVAVTLTQIACQKFTPKKQTLVAQANIHMDQYRKGRMAEIRHEVYYNFGRMFHQLGMLHLAVDYYKRVLSFDSAVIRECPEHLDLKAETAYNLSCIYKQSGNLELARKYLYEYIRV; via the exons ATGTCGGAAAGTGAGGCTGGCTTCGCGGCTTCCGATGTGGAGATTGAGGAAGTCGATGTGTACGAGATGGACGAAGATGTCCTGAAGGAGTTTATCGAAGTGCACGATCTGCCGCGCACGGTGTCTGCTTTGCCAGCTCCGAAAGCGGGTCCATCAAGCGCGACGGTCGGAACTGGCTCTTCAGCCGCGTCGGAGTCGGAAACGGACGAAGAAAATACAGAACAGCGGGAAACGCTTATCAAGAAGTTGGTTGCGCGAGAAATTTCCTACAACGAGTATCAGGAACGAATGCAACAGGACGATGACCTGGACGACGAGGATGTCGAAATGGATCGAAACCGTCACCGCAAGTCGTTCGGGTTCGAGGCGGACTTCAGAACAGCGCGAAGAGATGCTTTGAAAGGTAATCTTCAGGGCCCGACGCATCCAGCTTCCGAAGGCAAAAACCCACGGCGTCGGCAGAGGCGTCTCCTGCCGCCAGCCCTTCAGGGCCTGATGGGAGAGGCCAATCTCTGCTATGCCCGAGGCGACACGAAGACGGCGAAGGACCTGTGTCTGGAGATCATCCGGCAGGTTCCGTTGGCATACGAACCATTCATTACGCTGGCCCAGATCTATGAGGCCGACGATCCGGAACAGTACCTAGAGTGTTCGCTGATCGCTGCCCACCTGAATCCCTCCGATATAGAACACTGGGTACGCGTGGCGGAGATATCGATCGAAAGGGGCAACATTGAGCAAGCGCAAAAGTGCTACACCCGTGCGATTAAAGCGGATCCCAAAAATATCGATGTTCGTCTGAAGCGTGCGCAGCTTGTCGAAAGCAAGGGCGACGAGAAGCAAGCGTGCAAGTACTACTATGATCTGCTGCCGCACGTCCCGAAAGAACAGGGAGACTTTCTTATCAGTACCGCGAAGCGGGTGGCAAAAAAGTTCCACGAAGAAACCAACATCGGGGCGGCACTCGAGGCGATGGATCGCGCATACGCGACGGTACCGGAAAAGTTCTCAAGTGAGGACATCAACCTACTACTCGAACTGTTGATCGCCAATGGACTTTACCAACGAGCATTGGACGTTCTAGCGACACACGCCAACGTTGCAGTGAATGATTCATTCTCCCCGGCCACAGAAGCTGACGCCGGACAACGGATAACGTTTTCTGTTTCGATACCGGACGAAATGATACTGGATCTTCGCACGAAGCTGGCCATGGTGCTGGTGCACCTGAAGTGCGAACATCTTTTTACCTTCATAATTGATGACATCATGGCACATATCGATCCTGAAAACGGTGGAGACTGCTATCTGGACATTGCGGAGGCGCTCATGAAGGAAGAGTATTACCGGTATGCGTTGCGACTGCTGGTGCCGTTGATTAAAAGCAATCGCTTTTCTATGGCCGCCGTTTGGCTGCGTTACGCCGACTGTTCGcgatttgttgaaaaatacgATGAAGCCATCGAGGGTTACCGGCGG GTCGTCTCACTGGCGCAGCATCTGGATGCACGATTGGCGCTGGCAGCGCTGCTGAAGAAGCAAGGCAAATACACTGACGCGCTGAAAGCTCTGGAGCAGGATCCGGAACGCGAATATCTCGATCCGGAGGTACTGCACGAGCGCTGCCTAATGCTCGAAGAGATCGGCTACTATAAGGAGTTTCTCGAGGCGGGCTTCATGCTTCTCGCGCGCAATTGCTATCAGCTGAAAAATCGTCACGAGATGGAGCTGGTTGTATCGTACGTCCGATTTTACGATATGCGAGCCAACGAGACAGAGAAACGAGTGCTCGGCGAAGGCGTGCCTGACTTTGTCAGTGGGTCCGATCTTCAGCTGGAAACAGAATGGGATCTCGTACTGCGGCTGCTGAGAGTCGCGGAAAAGATGCGCAACTACCCGTACTTTATGAAGCTGGTGTTTACGCTCAACACCTCCAAGCGCTTCCAGGGTTACCGGTACGAGTTGCTGCAGCTGGCTCTTGCAGCCTGCATCTTTAACCGAGATCCAACGTTCGGGCACAATATCCTGCGGGAGCAGATACGCACCCTGCTGGCACTGCAGCCGGAAAACATCAATCATCCGCGATTGTGGAATGTGTTCAACTTGGTCGTTTTCATTAGCGGCGACGTACGGTACAATCGATACCTAGCGAGACTCTTCGATCGCGTCCCGAGCATTGCGGTTCAACCGAAAGCCCTTATTGCCAACTATCATCTCACCTCCTGCACCTACAAGTATGCCCTAAACGAGTACAACAAAATTTTTCGTGCCACCGAAGATCCACTTTACGCGATGATGGTTGCCGTCACGTTGACGCAAATTGCTTGCCAAAAGTTTACCCCCAAGAAGCAAACACTCGTGGCGCAGGCCAACATACACATGGACCAGTATCGGAAGGGGCGGATGGCAGAGATACGGCACGAGGTGTACTACAACTTTGGCCGCATGTTCCACCAACTCGGTATGCTACACCTGGCGGTGGACTACTACAAGCGCGTGCTCAGCTTCGACAGTGCGGTCATCAGAGAGTGTCCCGAACATTTGGACCTGAAGGCGGAAACGGCGTACAATTTGAGTTGCATCTACAAGCAGAGTGGAAACTTGGAGCTCGCTCGCAAATATCTCTACGAATACATACGAGTGTAA